Proteins encoded within one genomic window of Bacillota bacterium:
- a CDS encoding AMP-binding protein, translating to MKVFPDDIFNLAEIVLDVARKDPERIAVIDLDGRDSRGKRRYKRYTYRELSADAEAVAPGLREMGIAERTRIVFMAPPSYEACVMGVALTRVGAMTVWIDTGVGYFNIAERLGRVGIEAFFGLPIAHLGRIVFGWGPRSLRKLVVTGKPGFPGAHTVESLRRKAPVNPAPPAVSPDDPVAILYTTGSTGPAKPTLYLQRTFCDLFRGAHYSWRFDLEKEIPVDFAVFPAFLFIPISAGGTMVVPPINFVRQGPADVDPRALVEVINDCGVKSMFGSPVLLENMGRYALKNGIKTPSLKHVVGAGDIIKGHVEKLLLEMMDPAGEVFSNYGATEAMPSTEMGARETLAETWSKTDQGSGVCVGRPLPGVELRIVSIVDGVIETMDQAEVLDVGKIGEILVRGKHISPSYYNEDESTLKNKVQDKDGGFWHRLGDTGYIDEKGRLWVCGRVGHRVKTADGPVFPLTCEAVFDTHPKVKRSGLVGVPGKGGQIPVICIELKPEYRSANLDALRKELLAMAARNDVTSCIRYLLFKSRLPLDPRHNSKIERPLLARWATRQFKKERHVPVSIKQVDAVERPM from the coding sequence ATGAAGGTATTTCCGGACGACATCTTCAATCTTGCTGAAATCGTACTTGATGTAGCTCGAAAAGATCCGGAACGCATTGCCGTCATCGATCTGGATGGTCGTGATTCCCGGGGAAAGCGCCGTTACAAACGTTACACATACAGGGAACTCTCTGCCGATGCTGAAGCTGTGGCCCCGGGTCTTCGGGAAATGGGTATTGCCGAGAGGACACGTATCGTGTTCATGGCCCCTCCAAGCTATGAGGCCTGTGTGATGGGGGTGGCCCTGACCCGTGTGGGAGCCATGACGGTATGGATCGATACCGGTGTGGGGTATTTTAACATCGCGGAGCGCCTGGGAAGGGTTGGCATAGAGGCCTTTTTCGGCCTCCCCATAGCACATCTGGGCCGGATTGTCTTCGGCTGGGGACCACGTTCACTGCGCAAGCTGGTTGTTACCGGCAAGCCAGGTTTTCCGGGAGCGCATACGGTCGAATCGTTGCGTCGGAAAGCCCCGGTAAATCCCGCGCCTCCGGCGGTGAGTCCCGACGACCCCGTAGCCATTCTCTATACTACCGGCAGCACGGGGCCGGCCAAACCGACGCTTTACCTGCAGAGAACCTTCTGTGATCTATTCCGGGGTGCTCACTACAGCTGGCGTTTTGACCTGGAGAAGGAAATCCCCGTGGATTTTGCTGTTTTCCCGGCATTTCTGTTCATTCCCATCAGTGCCGGCGGTACCATGGTCGTTCCCCCGATCAACTTCGTGCGCCAGGGGCCGGCAGATGTCGACCCCCGGGCTCTTGTCGAGGTGATCAATGATTGTGGTGTCAAGTCAATGTTCGGTTCCCCGGTCCTTCTTGAAAATATGGGACGCTATGCACTAAAAAACGGTATCAAAACGCCATCACTGAAACATGTGGTCGGCGCCGGGGATATCATCAAGGGCCATGTGGAAAAATTGCTACTTGAAATGATGGATCCCGCGGGAGAGGTGTTTTCCAATTACGGTGCAACCGAAGCAATGCCTTCAACAGAAATGGGTGCCAGGGAAACCCTGGCGGAAACCTGGAGTAAAACAGACCAGGGGAGCGGTGTCTGTGTGGGGCGCCCACTTCCCGGGGTCGAATTGCGTATCGTTTCCATCGTCGACGGAGTGATAGAAACCATGGATCAAGCCGAGGTGCTGGATGTGGGAAAAATCGGTGAGATACTGGTTCGGGGTAAACATATCAGCCCTTCCTACTACAACGAGGACGAGAGCACCTTGAAAAACAAGGTACAGGACAAAGACGGCGGATTCTGGCATCGCCTTGGCGATACCGGCTACATCGATGAAAAAGGCCGCCTGTGGGTTTGTGGCCGTGTAGGCCATCGGGTCAAAACCGCGGATGGACCCGTTTTCCCCTTGACCTGCGAGGCGGTTTTTGACACGCATCCCAAGGTGAAGCGTAGCGGGCTGGTGGGCGTACCGGGGAAGGGTGGACAGATACCCGTGATCTGTATTGAATTGAAACCCGAGTATCGATCAGCCAATCTCGATGCCCTCCGCAAGGAACTTCTTGCCATGGCTGCCAGAAACGATGTAACCTCTTGCATACGTTACCTGTTGTTCAAATCTCGCCTGCCCCTTGATCCCCGCCATAACTCCAAGATAGAAAGGCCACTTCTGGCCAGATGGGCAACCAGGCAGTTCAAGAAGGAACGGCATGTACCTGTCTCCATCAAGCAAGTAGATGCGGTTGAGAGGCCCATGTGA
- a CDS encoding alpha/beta hydrolase, producing the protein MDTFYYNGWPISYEHMGGGEPLILLHNGGSSHFIWSEVMPWLSGDYEMFAFDLLGYGASAKPGTGYTLNNYIDFLAAFIDEHELAPVNLVGNCMGSSMSLGFALRYPEKVRGIVLINPLTEATFLAGYMGPLLRMRKIVPSFARMIYSILRKVRLNNWLAAQVVNFQTGTCGKSRKIHKTPELCACFTSDGQMDSLIGVFDDLMNFSFLDHLEPGRDFPPVCTVWGLQNKVLSPRAGRKLNKTLLPQREEWLKGCGHLPMLEKPEQVAGIIKDFLVSCADPGTQRTSNDGEVLS; encoded by the coding sequence TTGGATACCTTTTATTACAATGGATGGCCGATCAGTTATGAGCATATGGGCGGGGGGGAGCCACTGATCTTGCTTCACAATGGTGGTTCTTCTCATTTCATATGGAGCGAGGTCATGCCCTGGCTCTCCGGGGACTATGAAATGTTTGCATTCGATTTGCTGGGGTATGGGGCATCAGCCAAACCGGGTACAGGCTATACCCTGAATAATTATATCGATTTTCTTGCCGCATTCATCGATGAGCATGAACTGGCACCGGTCAATCTCGTTGGAAACTGCATGGGCAGCTCCATGTCTCTTGGATTTGCCTTGCGTTACCCGGAAAAAGTGCGGGGTATCGTATTGATAAACCCCCTTACCGAGGCCACGTTCCTGGCCGGCTATATGGGGCCATTGCTGCGCATGCGGAAAATAGTGCCTTCGTTTGCCAGGATGATTTACAGCATTCTAAGAAAAGTCAGGTTGAATAACTGGCTGGCGGCACAGGTCGTTAATTTTCAGACAGGAACCTGCGGGAAATCCCGGAAAATACATAAAACACCGGAGCTATGCGCTTGCTTTACCAGCGATGGCCAGATGGATTCACTCATAGGGGTTTTTGATGATTTGATGAACTTCTCGTTCCTCGATCATCTTGAGCCAGGCCGCGATTTTCCACCAGTATGTACGGTCTGGGGGTTGCAGAACAAAGTGCTGTCACCAAGAGCCGGTCGGAAATTGAATAAAACACTTCTACCGCAACGGGAAGAATGGCTCAAAGGATGCGGGCATCTGCCCATGTTGGAAAAGCCCGAGCAGGTTGCCGGTATAATCAAGGATTTTTTGGTCAGCTGTGCTGATCCCGGTACACAAAGAACATCAAACGATGGGGAGGTATTGTCATGA